ACATATGAAGGAGCAGTAAACAAATTCGTGATAGCAGATTATTCAAACAGAAGTCTAAAAGAAGTTCCAAAACATCTGCATATAGACATTAATGAACTTATTCTTGACCAAAACGACATACAAATAATCGAAAACGGAACTTTCAAGAGATTGAGTGTATTGATTAAACTCACAATTAATGacaataaattgaatattttacaaatggATGCATTCGAAGGATTGTTATCATTACAAGTTTTAGAAATGGCGGGAAATAATATAACGTTGTCAATGTTTACTTCCAAACTCTTCAGATTTGTACAGAATTTAAAAGAGCTAGACGTCAGTAGAAATATGAATTTATCGGATCAAGAAGACTGGACAGTTTATCCAGATGGAGCATTCGCAGAACTGAGGGAGTTAGAAAATTTTTCGATTGATCTTGCACCCTTCCCAATTTTTGGAAAAGGATTTATGAAAATGGGAAAACTCCTCAAACTGAAATTTAACCATTGCCAGGTACGCGTTATGAATAGCACCATGTTGGAAAATTTCAACTCGAGCGTTGAATCTTTGTACTTAAGTAAATGTCGACATTTTGTAAGAGTAGACACTGGTCTACTTGAACCTTTCCCAAATCTTAAAGTATTAGATTTATCTGAGACTTATATGCATCCAATCCAAGCTTTTAAGCTTCTAGAACCGTTATCTAACCGCACGATGGAAACTATCAACTTTCGTCATGTGAATGATGAATCGATAATGAATAGCAGTACATACAGGTATGAAGTAAATATAACAGCCGAAATGATGAAATActtgaaaacaatttgtgtACATGTTCTCGATGTTTCagataataatattatagaCTTTGAAAATGGATCACTTTTAACAATGGACAGACCTGAGTGTCTGTATTATATTTCactttctaaaaatagattctCGTTGTTTAATGGTCACCAacttgacaatataaaacagtttTTTGCAAGAACTACAAATCTTTCGAGGTTTGACTATTCATTTATACCTTTAGGTTTCATTAACTACTCGCACCATCTGAATTACAATATCAGTGGTTTTCCACCAGAAAGGGTTATTACATTACCCTCATCCATACAAGTAGTACAAATGAGTCATATTTTCCATGCCGGTGAGCCAGTATTATGGGTAATACCGGAAAATACAAGTATAAGTCGTTTTGATGTATCTTTTTGTCAAACTGTTGATCAGGCAAAATTATTGAACGGTTCGGAAATAGACTATTTGGATGTAACAGGAATTGATTCCCAAGTAGTGTTCAACACATTGCATTTGCATCCATTGTCAAAACTCTCAACACTGATAATGGAGCATACGAATCTCTACCACACCAACAAAATGGAGAAGAACGTTTTCAATTACGTTTCAGGAACCGAAAAACTAgacatttcaaataattttttgtggGAACTGCGtcaaaatatctttgaaaatataaaaacattaacGTATTTGAATTTGTCAAATAACCTTTTCCGCACAATTCCTCTTGCAATAACAAAATTGCCATATCTTAAGGAACTGGACATGACAAACAACCTTCTTACCAATATAAATAGCACCTTTCAAGACTTTTTCAGAGGTATGGGACCAGGATTCAAGCTACATTTGGATAATAATGCGTTCGTTTGTGACTGTACAAACTCTGACTTCATTCTTTGGCTTAATAATAAACACGTTACGCTTGATGCAAATGgaacatacaaatgtatccTTCAAAATTCTAAAGAAAATGATACATATTATGCTTTCTTACATTTCAATCATTTGTATGCAGGATGTAACAGCAAACTGTGGCTTAAAGCAGTACTCGGattgtttttgacatttattgCGATTTTCTTTCCTTTTACACTTGTGTATAGTTTCAGATGgagaatttcattttatttatacaaacgCTTCAGAAATAGCTTAGAAAAGGGCATTGCTGTTAATTTTAAGtatgatgtttttgtgttttatacgGAAAATGACCTTCCATGGATAAAATATGTACTAATGccaaaattagaaagaaaatgGGGGCTGCAAATGTGTATACAACACAGAGATTTTACTGTAGGAAAACCTATAGCTGATGTTATAGCAGATAGTATCGAACAGAGCAGGCATATTATATTTCTTGTAACTTCTTCGTTTCAACATGATTCGTGGGGAGAATACGCAATCGAAAGGGCAAAATATCATcacttttcacaaaatttacagaaaataatagTTATAACAAAAGATTTACAGACGGAAGAAATTCCACACGAATTAGCAATGTTGTGGAAAGACATAGCTCTTATTGAATGGCCTATGAACGAAAATGGTCTTGAAAATGCCTGGAATAAACTGAAGCTGTGGCTATTCTTAAACCAGCCTAAATGAAATATCAGTGATTAATTTCAACGCTTATTACAGTcatgaaaaccaaatataaattgtCAACTATCTGAAGGAACCCAATACGTTGGTCATTTACCTTCTTATGTAATCTGCATGAATGTTATTGtttactgatatttttattttaaatggatATTTTCAACCTAGACATGAAAGctataatacaaatattagTGGCGATTTATGAATTGTATATCTATGGTTACCGATTTTATAGAATAGACTGATTCAAATGTCCATTTATTGCATGTTGTGTGTCTAGTGACACGTGCTACTTCATGCATTTCAATTGTCATTACAATGGGTACTTTCTCCTCTTTTGGCACGACAATGTGTTTACTTTACTCTTTTATTCATATTGCATTGACAATGTAGGTACTTTACTCCATCATTCATATTGTCATGATAATGTTTTACCTTACAAAATTACTCATATTGTTATGACAATGTGATTGCTTTACTCAATTATTAAAATGGCATTCCAATTATGTTTGCTTAACTCAATTATTCACTGTGTAATTTCAATATGTTTACTTTACTAATTGTCATGACAATGTGTTTACTCTGTTCAATTGTACATATTATCATGCCGATGTATTTAACAGAAAATCTGCGATCGTCTTGGAATAGAACAAGGCAAAGttgtttccaaaaaaaattgc
This is a stretch of genomic DNA from Mytilus trossulus isolate FHL-02 chromosome 6, PNRI_Mtr1.1.1.hap1, whole genome shotgun sequence. It encodes these proteins:
- the LOC134721743 gene encoding toll-like receptor 3 — its product is MNLGITIDKSVGFFLTFFCIFTATASSTYEGAVNKFVIADYSNRSLKEVPKHLHIDINELILDQNDIQIIENGTFKRLSVLIKLTINDNKLNILQMDAFEGLLSLQVLEMAGNNITLSMFTSKLFRFVQNLKELDVSRNMNLSDQEDWTVYPDGAFAELRELENFSIDLAPFPIFGKGFMKMGKLLKLKFNHCQVRVMNSTMLENFNSSVESLYLSKCRHFVRVDTGLLEPFPNLKVLDLSETYMHPIQAFKLLEPLSNRTMETINFRHVNDESIMNSSTYRYEVNITAEMMKYLKTICVHVLDVSDNNIIDFENGSLLTMDRPECLYYISLSKNRFSLFNGHQLDNIKQFFARTTNLSRFDYSFIPLGFINYSHHLNYNISGFPPERVITLPSSIQVVQMSHIFHAGEPVLWVIPENTSISRFDVSFCQTVDQAKLLNGSEIDYLDVTGIDSQVVFNTLHLHPLSKLSTLIMEHTNLYHTNKMEKNVFNYVSGTEKLDISNNFLWELRQNIFENIKTLTYLNLSNNLFRTIPLAITKLPYLKELDMTNNLLTNINSTFQDFFRGMGPGFKLHLDNNAFVCDCTNSDFILWLNNKHVTLDANGTYKCILQNSKENDTYYAFLHFNHLYAGCNSKLWLKAVLGLFLTFIAIFFPFTLVYSFRWRISFYLYKRFRNSLEKGIAVNFKYDVFVFYTENDLPWIKYVLMPKLERKWGLQMCIQHRDFTVGKPIADVIADSIEQSRHIIFLVTSSFQHDSWGEYAIERAKYHHFSQNLQKIIVITKDLQTEEIPHELAMLWKDIALIEWPMNENGLENAWNKLKLWLFLNQPK